One part of the Algiphilus sp. genome encodes these proteins:
- a CDS encoding TatD family hydrolase, whose product MIDIGANLAHESFHDDLEAVVARATAAGVEHIVLTGSCAESNARTLALARAQPHLLSCTHGLHPHHAEQWNEGLAGQIRTGATAPECRAVGECGLDYFRDLAPRDAQQRAFRAQLDIAVETGAPVFLHQRDAHDDFVAILREYRPHLPGACVHCFTDTAEALDDYLALDCHVGITGWICDERRGTALVEAAARIPDDRLMIETDAPYLLPRNLPRALRKSAGRRNEPSFLPWVRDRLAEARDQTPDEVAAATTRNARVFFGLEPAAT is encoded by the coding sequence ATGATCGACATCGGCGCCAACCTCGCGCACGAGAGCTTTCACGATGACCTGGAAGCCGTGGTGGCCCGCGCCACCGCGGCCGGCGTCGAGCACATCGTGCTCACCGGCAGTTGCGCCGAGAGCAATGCGCGCACCCTGGCGCTGGCGCGTGCGCAGCCGCATCTGCTGTCCTGCACGCACGGCCTGCACCCGCATCACGCCGAGCAGTGGAACGAGGGGCTGGCCGGCCAGATCCGCACCGGCGCGACGGCGCCGGAGTGCCGCGCGGTCGGCGAATGCGGCCTCGACTACTTCCGCGACCTCGCGCCGCGCGACGCCCAGCAGCGCGCCTTCCGCGCCCAGCTCGACATTGCCGTCGAGACCGGCGCCCCGGTCTTCCTCCACCAGCGCGACGCGCACGACGACTTCGTCGCCATCCTGCGCGAATACCGCCCCCACTTGCCGGGCGCCTGTGTGCACTGCTTCACCGATACCGCCGAGGCGCTGGACGACTACCTCGCGCTCGACTGCCATGTCGGCATCACCGGCTGGATATGCGACGAGCGCCGGGGCACCGCCCTGGTCGAGGCGGCCGCGCGCATCCCGGACGATCGCCTGATGATCGAGACCGACGCGCCCTACCTGCTGCCGCGCAACCTGCCGCGCGCATTGCGCAAGAGCGCCGGCCGGCGCAACGAACCGAGCTTCCTGCCCTGGGTGCGCGACCGACTGGCCGAGGCCCGCGACCAGACACCCGACGAAGTGGCAGCCGCCACCACCCGCAATGCGCGCGTCTTCTTCGGGCTGGAACCGGCAGCGACCTGA